Proteins encoded together in one Phyllostomus discolor isolate MPI-MPIP mPhyDis1 chromosome 6, mPhyDis1.pri.v3, whole genome shotgun sequence window:
- the LOC114500696 gene encoding 60S ribosomal protein L32-like, translating into MAALRPLMKPRIVKKRTKKFIQHQSDCYVKIKWNWWKPRGIGNRVSRRCKGQILMPNISYGSNKKTKHMLPSGFQKFLVHNVKELEVLLMCHTSYCAEIAHNVSSKNCKANVERVDQLPSHHLSQCQSAQ; encoded by the coding sequence ATGGCTGCCCTCAGACCCCTCATGAAACCCAGGATTGTCAAAAAGAGGACCAAGAAGTTCATTCAGCACCAGTCAGATTGTTATGTCAAAATTAAGTGGAACTGGTGGAAACCCAGAGGCATTGGCAATAGGGTGAGCAGAAGATGCAAGGGCCAGATATTGATGCCCAACATTAGTTATGggagcaacaagaaaacaaagcacatgcTGCCCAGTGGTTTTCAAAAGTTCCTGGTCCACAATGTCAAGGAGCTTGAAGTGCTGCTGATGTGCCACACATCTTACTGCGCTGAGATTGCTCACAATGTCTCCTCAAAGAACTGCAAAGCCAATGTGGAAAGAGTAGACCAGCTGCCATCACATCACCTATCCCAATGCCAGTCTGCACAGTGA